The stretch of DNA GACAAATGGGTTCTCTGAGAAATCACTTTTATCAagggatatttgtttttttttaaaatattttaggAGATAAGAAACATCACAAGTGGATGGTTTCTGTTTTTGCATTTgagcttttgcactagtgcCTACACTAATTATGTACAGCCATAGTAGGCTCACATAGTATTTAAAAGGGGCAGACTGAATATCACGTTATTCTATTGCTGTTCCTATGCAGCTATGGGTTAATAttaggaaaaagtctaaattactcccctcaactatagccaaagtctggataaccccctaaactagtaatttagactttttccttaaTATTAACAATACTGTGCTAATCTGTGTAATTGATCCAGTGGAGCGGCTTACAGTTGAAGAATTTGTGCATCACCCATTTCTTTCTGAACAAGCTCCAGAGAGGACCTTGAGGTTCTTTCTGAACACTACCTTTGCTCTTACCGTCTTATGACATCTTGGGTTATGTTTAATATTCTGCAATTTGCATTGCATTTACAGCCGGACATCATCTGACATAAGAGATTTGCCTTCAAGCCAAAGTTCTCAAGAAGATTGTATGCCTTTTCCTTTGGATGATGAGTCAAGTGGACAGGATGACAGTCCAGTTCCTGACAGTAAAAGTCCGATGAAATCTTATGGGTTCCCCATGGGTAAAAGATTGGACAAAACTTCAGGCCAGAGTCCATCGAAACATATTGGTCTGTTCTCCAGATATATCTTGGGTAATAATCATCCTCCTAGTAGCCAGCACCATGACCATGCTGGTAAAAAGACCAAGGAAAGCAACATTGATGAAGTACAAGGTCGTAAAGGTGGTTATCCTGAAGGTATGGAAGTCATTTGCCCATCAAGCACATCTTCATTGTAATTATGAATAATTCGTACTGAATTTATTATTTATTACTTCTTTACTTTGAAAATGTAGATTCCCCTATCATTGATTCATTAGAGTTTGTAGATCAGGAATATGTCTTTGTGTCTGGACCGCACCCAGAGGGATCATCTTCTTCAACAAATGCCTCTCGACAGCTGAACTTGCCAgcaaaatatgataattcatctGTTTCACCACCTAAGTTGACTTTATCGAGTGCACCAATGCCAATAAATGGTTTTCCGATTAATAGACAACAATCTGCGGGGACTGGTAGCTTGGATAGCCATTGTTCTCCAGCATCTGGCACTTCACAGGGATCCGCAGATATGAGTGATGCCATTGATCAGCCCCCATCTGATTATCTGACAAGGATTAGATTGTTGGAGCAGTATGCATCAACCATAGCAGGGTTGGTCAAAGATGAGGTAAAATCTATCTCCTTGATGACATTTGGATTATTTTCGTATGTTTCCCTTAAAAAAAGATTATTTTCGTATACGATTTgctcatgttttattttacttcGACTAAACCTTTGTAGATGGTTATTATTAGTTGACATTATTTCATCCACAACCTAATGTGCATTTTTCATCAATACAATCTGCCTTGCGCCAATGACACGTAGGATCGGACCCACATGGCCACATGTCATTGATTAACCTGGTGGTATAGATGAAAAGTGCATCATAAGTGCAGATTCCCTTGATTTATTATTCAAATGATGCCCTAAAGTTTTATGTGTTCTAGCAAACAAAATTTGTGAGTTACACTGAACTGCCTAGACCTAAGTTTTCTATAATAAGAAGAGCTTCAGGCTACAATTAGCGCTTAAAAATGTTTGTAAGTGGCAGTTAAGCACCTACTGACTTGATTTTGTTTTGCTGATCAACCACCTAATTGAAGATCAAAGCTGGCAGACACTTGGAGGCGTTCTCTATTCAGCTAATTGTTCTTGCAACCTGGAAGCAAGCAATTCATTTATGCAATACATTTGTAGCTTCAGCTACAAGAGAGTCTCTCTCCCAGGATATCCATGCTGCTGTTGTTCCCCCTTTGCTAAGTGCTGATATTATATCCAGGATATCTATGAAGGGGCTAAGTGCTGATGTTCCCCCTTTGCTTGCAAACTCCCAGCTGGTTGATGATGTCTGCACGCAGATAGAGAGACAGTTTCTCTCTGATGTTGAATATGCTGAAGAACTAGCCAGCACTGTAGGACAGATAGCTGGTATGTTAAACATGCTGGCAATTGTGTATCATTATGATAGTGTTGGACAGATAGCTGGTAAATCCTTTTAGATGCTGATAGTGTTCTTGTGTATGCAGATGGTACAGAGATGCCTGATGCAATTGAAATAATATTTCAGTCTGCCTTACATATAGGAAGACGTGGTGGTGTAAGTGAAGCTCAATGTATTCCATTCCAGAACTAATGTTACATATTGTTTACCTCTTGACCCCCATCCCTTGTTGTACTTCTCATCCTAATTTGCAGGTCGATGAGATGTTTGGGAAAGCTGCAGATGCCAAGACTGGGTATACAAGGGCGGTATCCATGCTGCGGTTTCTCCTGATCGAGGCACCATCACTGGCCCTCAACCCTCCTTTGACTCTGACAAGATCCGATCGGCATCGGCTGCGCACATATATCGAAGCTCTCAACACCAGGCTTGGCCAGATGCACAGCCAGAGGCACTAACTGCTGCCGTGCACCCTCGAGATCTTGTTCAGGTCAAGGGAAGGTGGACTTGTACAATATTCTTtcatttgtaaatatatttgtTTGCCCAAACTAGGGCATGTAAGATGTCAGGTAATGTGGAATTAGGCAGAGCAGCGAAAATCCAGTGTAACTAGCCCAGGCGACTACTATAATGTGAAAGGCTGTGCTATGCCTGTACGTGGTAGGTTCATCCTGTTCTGAGAGGCAAAAGCTGAAGATAATAGTCATTTGTTGAAATGTAAACATATTGACAGCTACGTCAGtcgttttttatttatctattggGCTTCTACACGACATTGATGGTGTCATTGTCAGCTATTTACGCTTGAATATTTGATCCATTTGGTACGGTGGAAACTGTGTGATATTAGTAAGTATACATCAAGGTGGATACTAGGTGGATAAATTGCATCCTAACATTTTTCGCCTGAACACCGTACACTTAATCACTTATTTTCTGTAGtgtattttgatttgaaaaggtCAAGTTGTGTAAGCGCTCGACAACAATTAGTCTGCACATTTGCATTTTCAGTGAAAGTTGTACCGATAAATCTGTATTTTAAAGTTCTCTAATGTGATAGTACAGATTTTAAGCAATGGACACTGAACTTAACTTTTCATCTATTATATAGGGtaaatatcacataatactcTTTTCATGCATGGATATAGTGCATTTTGAGATTAAATTTGTCCACGAGCATAGTGCATTGTACGTGCACGAGAGAACGAGACATTAACCATCATACATTCCCTTTTATTATGCCTTTTATTATGGGTGCAATGCGGCTCTGAAGTTCGTCTaaaacaaaacttaaactaaaaacTCTAAGAAAAAAGTTAAACTCTGACTAAAGTTCGGATGGATGGGCCGTCCGTCCCGGCCATCGCCGCGCGCTACCCAAACCCGGGCCCATGTGCGCCCGCTAGATTTGGGCCAACCCGGGGGCCCACAGCTTTCGGTTGCCGTTGGTTGGTTCCCCTCCTACCTCTTCGCCTTCTTCCTCTTGCGGCTCGCCCATCTCGCCTCCGCCCGCAGCATCCCTGAACCGAGGGAACCAGGGAGGTCCGGCCGCCTCCGATCCGGAGCTCCCAAATCGATACCCATCGCTCGTTCAACCGCCACGGCAATGGAAGCCCACCACGCATCGCGGGGCCGCCGCACCGTACGCcttcttctcctcttcctcttattTCGCCCGTTTTTGAGACGGGATGGCGCGCAGATCCCCCGCAAGTACCAGCTTCTGAGATCCGAGGTTCCAATTATGTCGCGTGTGTGCGTGTTTGTGGCAGCTGGAGGAGATCCGGCAGAAGAGAGCCGCCGAGAGGATGCAACACGCCCCGCCGACCGCGGCGTCTCACGTGGACCCTTACGGTTGGTACATCCTTCTCTCCGTCGCTTACTTTTTGATTACTCATTTTGATCTTCTCTTGATTTGCTTTACTTATATGCTAACTTTGACCTGTATTTTCCGTTCCCTGGACGGCTGTATTGATGGTGATGATCTTAAGGGAATCAAAGAGCTGGAGCTGAGGTCAGTTTAGCATACAGTTCAAGAGCTCTCGATCGTTGATAAATTGTATCATAATTGCAAATAAGAGCCCCCTGTCTTTTCTAGATGGTAACTAGGGTTTTTTTATGAATGCTAGCTTCTTGCTCGAGTTCAAGAACTTGAAAATGGAAACGTGGAATTGGAGAGGGAAAACAAAATGCTCTTGTCCAAGGTGCTTTTTATGCAATTTAGTTTCAGTGTGTAGTTTACCCCAGGATTGGCAAGTTTTGATATTGATTTTCTCTGCTAGATTGCTGAGAATGAAGTTGAGAAGGATGCCCTTGTAAACCGTTTGAATGATCTTGTGAGTATCATAGTGTGTGTTGTTGTTGGTGCTGGCTcctagtttttctttttctaaccTTTGAGACTTGATTTGTTATCTGCAGGAGCGGAACATAGTGCCCTCTTTGAGAAAAACTTTGAATGACATTTCTTTGGAGAAAGATGCTGCGGTAGTTGCTAAGGTATTAAGCACTTTTTTGTTACTGCATTTGTGCTACCATACCGTGTATTCCTATTATGCATGTTGAATTCTCATTATGTCTTTGGCCTGGCATTCTAAGTAGGAGGATGCTCTAGCTCAACTCAGGAGCATGAAGAAACGGCTGAAGGAAGCAGAAGAGGAGCAGTATAGGGTATTTATTGAAAAGCTGTTTCTTTTTAGCGGTATCATCATTTTGCTAACCTTGATAAGTTAAAATGCACAGGCAGAAGAAGACTCGGCCTCCTTGAGAGCACAGCTAAGTACCCTGCAGCAGCAAGTGATGGGCAACTCTTATAGTGGATTTCCAATGGGAACATCGAGTGATGAATCTCATGCCATGGAAAAGGAGATACAAGATTTACAGGCACAGCTAAAGGTtaatttattcaaaaatattgAATTTTATATTATTTCACTCCTCTAATCTTTACTTCTAAAATACAAAACAGCAAGAGTCATTGCTAAGGCAGCAGGAGCTGCAAAAATTAGCTGAAGAGTCCCAGCTGAGGCAACGAGAGCAAGAAAAACTGGCCGAAGAGCAATCCCGCATTGCTTCTCTGGAGGCTGAAAAGCAACAGTTGGAAGACCAAATTGCTGTTTTGACAAAGAAAGCTACAGGTATGgaggacccatatcttttattatGTGAGAAAATTACAATTCATGTAACCCTAAGTAAACATGTGACTCCAGGCTACTTATTGGCATAGGTGCTCTTGCATATATATCATTCTGCAGTTTCTTTGATTACTTCACACTGTTCTATTCTATTGGCATTTAAGCTACATGCTGAGGTAGTTCTTTCTTGTGAGATCCAAAATTAAGCATGGTTTCTGATGATCCTCGGGATACAACATTTACATGAACCTTGAATTGAATATTTTCCTTCCATGCAGAGGACGCCTCTGAGTTTGCTGCGCGCAAGGCATTTTCAATGGTAGTGTATCTAACAAACTTGCACCTGTAGTGTTTTCTGTTCATGGTATTTTTCTAGCTGCGCTAAGCTATTCATGTGAAGTGTACCTAGCTACTGACCCAATTTTCATTATGACAGCAAGATAGGGAAAAACTTGAAAACCAGTTGCATGATATGGCTTTGATGGTTGAGAGGCTAGAGGGAAGTCGTCAAAAACTGTTAATGGAGGTGCTTGATGCTGTTTTACTTTCTTTTTGAATTATTCAAGACCTATATGATAATTTTACTGTGTTGGACAGATTGATTCTCAATCATCAGAAATAGAAAAACTGTTTGAGGAGAACTCAGCCTTGTCTACTTCTTATCAAGAAGCTATAGCTATTACAGTGCAATGGGAAAACCAGGTGTGCTCTGGATCTTCTTGGTCATTTCCTGCATAGATATGTTACATAACCCTTTTGCAGAAGAAATCTGCCTCTTAACTGAAAATTTCAGGTTAGAGATTGTTTGAAGCAAAATGAAGAGCTTCGTTCTCACTTGGAAAAACTAAGACTTGAACAAGCTAGCCTGTTGAAAGTAAGCAATATCAATACCCAATCAGACAACAGCATCTCAAACTCATCAGAATTGGTCACTGAGAATCTTTCTCTAAAGGTTAATGCTGGAGCTTTTTGAATTTTGTTTTGGGTTTAGGTCATGACTTATTGTCAATTCTTGAATTGTCAGTTTACTGTAACATACATGCTTTCCTTCCTACAGGATCAGCTTATTAAAGAACAGAGCAGATCTGAGGGGTTGTCGGCAGAGATAATGAAACTTTCAGCTGAGCTTAGAAAAGCAGTCCAAGCACAGAATAACCTCACAAGACTGTAAGTATACTGCACTTGCATATCTGCCCCTAAGCCCACTTTGTTTCTGCAGGTGAAATTAAATTATCTCCATCTCATGCAGATACAGACCTGTATTAAGAGACATAGAGAGCAATCTAATGAAAATGAAGCAAGAAACATATGCAACGATCCAGTAATACATATTCTGGTCATATCACTGCGGTACGGGCACAAGCTTCACCAATGACTCAATGATAGGCGTTCTGGATGTGTTGGTCTCGTGCCCTTCAAGATGCTGGCGCAAGGCAGTTCGTTTGGTAGCTACTGTTCATTTGTAGAGTTCAGTCGGGATGTTGTATCTTCACCATACTTGATTACTTGTATTCTTGTATTACTCGGTTCCCGCACTGATTTATCTTGTAAATTGGAAGCGATTACAATAGAAAAGAAAGGATCAGAAATCAGATCCACAGCTTATCATGCCCAGCTCTCAAAACAAATTGGTAGAGCCCGAATGTACATTTTTTTCGCAGGCCTTAGCAAAGTGTAAAAAGTGCGCATTCGAGCCCTGGACGTGCAACCTATgcgcgagattttttttttttgttaaaagtGAATGTAAATGAACAGAGATTTTGGGAACAACTGTTGTTTTCATTGATCTCTTTGGAATATATACAAGTGAATGGTTGCGTCGTACGGACGTCGTACGGACGCGACTGTTCGGGAGAAACGCCAAAGGACATGTCCCTTTGGTGACAAGCCTAACTGCTAATACAAAACTAACTGCTAAGCCTTTGATGAGATCGATAGTGAATGGGTGCATGTACGCCAACAGGCACCGTTTCACAACACTCCCCCTCGATCGAATATTACTTGAGATCAATGAAGTTGAAAGCTTGGATTCCTAGAaaaaccctgtgggaaaaatctgaggaatatgtatgtataataTGCCATAAAAACTCCTTTAAACCTTGTAGGAAAATAAGGAGAAAATAGCATATATGTGTGATTTAAAATAAATCACTATGTCATTGGTATCCCATTAAAAACCCCAGTGGGGAAAAAATATTGGAGATACGACATATTGTTAACTCCCTCAAAAACCCTTTGGGAAAAATATGAGGAGTTGTATAAGTTGATATACCGCAAAAACTCCTTTAAAAACCCAGTGgaaaaaataggagaaaatatgACGGTATATTATTGGTATTGCCTCTTGGATAACTCACATgaaaaaccttttcagggaaaAATCATGAATGAGTTGTGAGGGCAATATGTGTCTTTGATATTTCCCACAAAAACCCCGATGGGGAAAATAGAAAATATGACACATTTTTGTATTGATattgcctcgttaaaaaccttttATGAGAAACCTTTGTGAGGAAAACTCATAGAGGGAAAAAGAGTACAATATGATGTTTGAGTAGGTTATAATCCAGGAAaagactccccctgaaccttGCAACTCTCAAAGTCACTGAATACCAATTCCATGAAATATGGATGTAGGTATGGACTTAGTGAGTGAATCTGCAAAATGATTGCAAGACTACTTTGGCAAGATGTTTATTTCCCAATATGGAGATAAAACATTTTGAACAATAATTTATGCTCTTATATGACCTGTTTCCATCTTGACAATACAAGCAACCTTATCTTTACAAATAATGGTTGGTGATTCTATGGAATCACATTTGATCACTCTATGAAGCCATGCATATGTGATACTTCAGAATGATAAGTGAAAGTAACCATTGGAGTCAAATTTGATGACTCGTGTGTGTGGAGATTCCACTATAATCAAATCAGTATGTAatatgacatggggattaaatAGCCAGTGATATCCACTACCATATGGATATCTATGGATATCCCTTGACTCCCACCCTTCAGTGTTGTAGAAGTTGCGCTATTTTGTGCTAGCAAAGTATCTACAAATGCAATATCAGGCCTGTTGCAATTGTAAGATACATGAGCGCTTTATGGCATTATGGTTGTCATCCCAGGGTCTGAATGGATATAAGTCCATATTTAGGGATTGAATGTGGATATGAAGTCCAATATGTAATTTGGATATTGACAAACAATATCAATTGGATATTGGTATACTGATATATGTACTTAAGTTGAGACTTAAGCATATCTCATCTCAAATTCCGTCTTAGAAGCCAATTCCACATAATGGAAATTGTACCTTAAATGATTGCTTTATTATTTCAAGGTATTGAAATAATCAATATGTGTTGAGATGATAAAGAATCCAATTAGGGATTTCTTTACACATATATGCAATCATGAGTAGAGTAATCCTTCTATGGAAGGAACTCAATCAATAAGTTGTACCACAATCAACTTAACTGTCTGAAGTCATGCTATGATGACCTGAATTATACACAATGTATGTTGTGATTTGTATTTGGATTCAGAATGTGAAGTCCATTGGGACTTATATGTCCGAATCTATCAAATTCATTTGACCTGCCAATGATTTAATTTAGGAACATAATTTTCACACATACCCTTAGGTATGTTAACATTATGCTGGGTCTCCGCGTGAAACCATATGCTACAAGCTCTCGTTGTTCACCACCTTGCTTCTTAAAAGAAGCTATGTGAGAGAAGACATCAGTTGTACTAATACTTCTCATCATTGAACAAGAGCAATTCTCCTTGATTGCCACCTTTTTGTTTGACCCAATTTGAGTGTGAAGACGCTCTGCCTAGGACTTTTGGTCTGGATCCAGTAAGGTATACAACAATCTTTGAGGAGTATATGTCGCGACATTTTGTAGCCTTTAAATGATTGATTCATTGCTTGGAATCAATATAGCATGTGAAAATTTTAACCCTTTTGGactctttgtcattcccatTATTATAGAGTCAGGGTGTTCCGATATCCCGAAATCAGAATTTGGATGCACCGTTGATTTGGGTGGACTTCGATCCTGGTATTGGATGCTCGTCCATTGGGTGTCTACCAAATTTGAGGTTGGCTTGGATTTACTGACTTGGAGGATAGATCAGTCCTCGGTATCCTCAGATGCTTACTCAGAGCATTATCCTTACAAGCGGCCGTACTTCTCCCCCTCATCTTTGGAAGTGGGAGATGAATGGTTTTCATTGGTACCTCCATTCTTTCAGGCACATTGTGAGTAGGATAAGAGGATTTTGTGACACCCTTATTATCAGTAAATGCTTTTGGCAGATTCTTTGCAATATGATGCAAAAATATAAGATGGTATAAATGATTTGGTTTAGATTCTTTTTGGTACGTGGATATGAGGATTGAATATCAATATGTGATACTCTTTTGATTCCTGGCATTCTTTGTGTGGTATAAGtctccccctaatgcctggAATTCTCCTCAAATTGTGATCAACATACGGGCTATATAAATCACCTATAGAGATCCGAGGTATTGTATGAATGACGGATAATAATACCTCATTGGGACCCTAATGCCCATTGGTATGTTGGGGTGGTGATATCGGTATGTGCAAACATACTCGATGCGCAGATAGGGAATGTTTGGCTGTGGCCAAAGCTCCACATACATACTGCAATGGAGGGAGTTGTATAAGTGCAGTTTGATGAATTTGAATTATGGATGTGGTGTGTAAGGCCACATGAAAACAACTTAGTGTTGGTAATTACAATTCTATTTTAATGGGTCATGCAATTAAGTTGATTCTCAATAAGAGATTCAAACAAACCATTATTGGTATGGGCATAAGGTACTCAAAATATATAGTTCCCAAAATACAAACAATTCCATGTAAAATGGATTTATCCCGCGTCCAGGATAATTTGCTCTAAATTGAAGATTTAGAGAAATAAGTTTGGTATATCAATGGTTCTTATGACTAAGATAATACACACATGTGGGACTATATTATAGATGCATCAAAAGTGAGTACATATGGTCCACAATAAATGGCTAAGTGAAGTACTAGTATGTACTTGAATTTCTTCAAGAAATTTAGTGGCTCATATTGATGCTATGACAAATAGATTTGATAATAATTCTCATGTTATTCCTATGATTGAAAAACCTAGGAAAATATGCCAAGTCTTGTTGGCATCAAAAGAGAATTATTATGTACGCAACATGTAATATGGGATTGATGTATGTATAATACACCCTAGATGATATGGAAAGAATCTGCAGAATTTAATTAGCTTTCATATATGTTGCTCTAAATAGAGTGAAGATTTTCATCATCGCTCCTTAGTATTGGGTTTCAGTGGAAACCATGTAACTAGATAATATGAAAACTACATATGGTATTTATAGAATCGGGATACATTGATGCATCCATGATTACTTGAATACCCATAGAAAGAGCATAATCTCTCATAGTTGTGTTAGCAAGACAATGGTCCAGTAATCAAGATTCCTTTCCATCTAGTTGAATCCCAAACAATTCTATATAGAGTGAGGCAATAttcgaatttgaatttgcactCATATAGAATATGTATACTATGTATGTGTAGTCCAATCAAATAGAGGGCACCTTGTATGAGCACCTGATTTGCCATATCCATTTTTAAGAGAAAATATTCCGTTGGTTGTCATCTTGGGGTTTCAATATGGAAACCACGTTGATGGATATCTCTATAATCGAATTGGGTACATTATGGAATCAGAATGTAATATTGGATTCGTGATTACTAATTGAGTACCAATAGGGAGTATGATAGTAGCACGACCAAAGCTTTTCATGATCCTAAAAATTCAACTGTACTTTAGGTGCTAATGGAGCACCACTATGATGCCAATGATGATTACTCATTAGAGTTTATCATACATTTAGACCTGAAGTATTGTAGGAATTTTCTAGAATTCATATGGTAAGTTGCGGTTAATCGCAAAAACGCAATAATGAGGATATTTGGAACAACATAACTTTTTAGTCTCAAGTGGACATGAAGTCCTAGAGATAAAATTATGGCCAAACATAGTTGGCATTTGGGCAAAATTATTGCCTTGTGTTGTTCATATCACTTATTGAGAGCTAGCCAGTGCATTGATTTGCATCCTTTGAGATACACATATGTGTGATCTGGATGTGTATGGTGCTTTATTTAAATAAAACTCCATATTTAAATTGATCATGAGCAAGTGATGCTCTCTAATAAGGAGCATTAAATATTGGTATCAATCCATAGAGCATTAAGTTTAACCTTACGTCCATTGACCATGTTGGATAATGGAAACCATCAAGAGCGATTAAACTTCTTTGACGGTCATTTATCCAACACGAGGCAAACCATCGAACATTTTTAAGTAAAACTTAAAATGTTGAGGTGTGTTGTAATGAGATGCAAAATAAAGACAAGATAAATCTTGTATTAATAATGGTGTATCTTATTTACATAACAATATAATGGAGGTAGTCACCATGAAGGTGTAGACCTCGAATTGGGCAGAATCTGTGTTAACAGGAGATGCCAAATTGTTAATGTAAATTGTAGGAACACGTCTAAAGGTAGTCATCAATTAATGATGTAGACCTTGTTTAATTCGCAAACGTATTGGGTACGCACTTTGAGGATAATCACTAAGTGTTTACTTAGTGTAGATCCCACAGTAGCAATTATAGTGCTACCTTGTGTATGGCCAATAGGAATGCAAATTAATGGTagtcattttttttgaaaaaaatgtaGACCAAATGTTCTAAGTGTTAATGTTGGGTACGCACTTTGAGGATTGGCACTAAGTATTTACTTAGTGTAAATCCCGCAGTAGCAATTGTGGTGCTACCTTGTGGAGTGGCCAACAAAACGATTATAGAACATGCGTGTTATACAATTGATTAATGAGAAAAATACACATAACTTGTTGCATCCATTATTTAAGCGCGTAGTGCTTTGAAATTGGAAAAGCATAAAATTAAGGGTCTTAATTAAAATGATCGATTGCAAAAGaaataaattaataaataaatatgcaAGATCATGGTCGCTAGGGATATTATCTATTGGATTTGTCATACATACCGGGACAAATACTTTGAATAATATCACAAAtggatattttacaatgataaaATATCATAGGTACAAATACATTTAAAGTCAGCGACTAAACATAATAGTAATATTTTACAGCACATAATTACTGGAGACTAACAGAGTCTTATGCGAATTATTGCTGAAATTAAATCAACTAAATAATAAAGATAATAGGCCAGCCAGCCATGGGGATTGGAAATGAATCCACGTTCATTAGCTTGGCCCATCAAGCATGCACAGGACGAACAGCAGGAAGGGAGGTCCGAGCGTAGGCCATTGGGCCATCTTCACGGCCTATTAGAGGCATCTCTGGCAAGCAGCAGGGTTGCAACTTGCAACCCTACTCCATGCCGCTGGACACCAGGAAACAGCCGCCGCCACTtgaccaccccgccgccgctcaccactGCGCTGCCGCTGCGCTCGCCTGATTTAGTTGGAGGAGGACTCCCCCTCATCGGGAGAGTAGAAGCCGTTGTTGTAGGCTCCCATGTTCAGCACCTCCGCGCTTGGGAGGTTGAGATCCGTCGGGTTCCAGGCGCCGGTGCGGCGGAGTCCGGGGCGCCGGTCCACTGCCGCCGTCTTGCGACCGAGGAGGCGCCGGAGCATCGAGGTTGGCAGGGCCTCGGTCGGAGGAGGACTCGGGAGGGCCTGAGCCTTCATGCGCGCTGCAGCCTCGGCGCGTGTCTTGGGCGGAGAAGCCGGTGCCTCTGCCGCCGGAGGAACCGAGGGGCCGGCGATGTAGTACGGTGGTACGCCGGTCCTTGCCGCTCGCGTGCCACCAGGGTTGATAAGTATGCCGCTTCCAGGGCCGGACACGActgcatcctcttcttcaatCTCCACAGCGTCGAGCGCGGGTGTAGCCTGAGTGTTCAGGA from Panicum virgatum strain AP13 chromosome 9K, P.virgatum_v5, whole genome shotgun sequence encodes:
- the LOC120652883 gene encoding serine/threonine-protein kinase ATG1c-like isoform X3, which gives rise to MGDGASGRGGGGGGGRRVGEYELLRPIGSGAYSQVWLGRHWARGTEVAVKEIAMERLSSKLRESLLSEVDILRRIRHPNVIALHDSVKDHGRIYLILEYCRGGDLHAYLQRHKRVSETVAKHFIRQLASGLQMLRDNNVVHRDLKPQNILLVENNENSLLKIADFGFAKFLQPFALAETLCGSPLYMAPEVMQAQKYDAKADLWSVGVILYQLVTGIPPFNGDNQIQLLRNILRSCEIRFPSDCELSHGCIDLCRKLLRLNSVERLTVEEFVHHPFLSEQAPERTLSRTSSDIRDLPSSQSSQEDCMPFPLDDESSGQDDSPVPDSKSPMKSYGFPMGKRLDKTSGQSPSKHIGLFSRYILGNNHPPSSQHHDHAGKKTKESNIDEVQGRKGGYPEDSPIIDSLEFVDQEYVFVSGPHPEGSSSSTNASRQLNLPAKYDNSSVSPPKLTLSSAPMPINGFPINRQQSAGTGSLDSHCSPASGTSQGSADMSDAIDQPPSDYLTRIRLLEQYASTIAGLVKDEIKAGRHLEAFSIQLIVLATWKQAIHLCNTFVASATRESLSQDIPMKGLSADVPPLLANSQLVDDVCTQIERQFLSDVEYAEELASTVGQIADGTEMPDAIEIIFQSALHIGRRGGVDEMFGKAADAKTGYTRAVSMLRFLLIEAPSLALNPPLTLTRSDRHRLRTYIEALNTRLGQMHSQRH
- the LOC120652883 gene encoding serine/threonine-protein kinase ATG1c-like isoform X2 produces the protein MGDGASGRGGGGGGGRRVGEYELLRPIGSGAYSQVWLGRHWARGTEVAVKEIAMERLSSKLRESLLSEVDILRRIRHPNVIALHDSVKDHGRIYLILEYCRGGDLHAYLQRHKRVSETVAKHFIRQLASGLQMLRDNNVVHRDLKPQNILLVENNENSLLKIADFGFAKFLQPFALAETLCGSPLYMAPEVMQAQKYDAKADLWSVGVILYQLVTGIPPFNGDNQIQLLRNILRSCEIRFPSDCELSHGCIDLCRKLLRLNSVERLTVEEFVHHPFLSEQAPERTLSRTSSDIRDLPSSQSSQEDCMPFPLDDESSGQDDSPVPDSKSPMKSYGFPMGKRLDKTSGQSPSKHIGLFSRYILGNNHPPSSQHHDHAGKKTKESNIDEVQGRKGGYPEDQEYVFVSGPHPEGSSSSTNASRQLNLPAKYDNSSVSPPKLTLSSAPMPINGFPINRQQSAGTGSLDSHCSPASGTSQGSADMSDAIDQPPSDYLTRIRLLEQYASTIAGLVKDEIKAGRHLEAFSIQLIVLATWKQAIHLCNTFVASATRESLSQDIHAAVVPPLLSADIISRISMKGLSADVPPLLANSQLVDDVCTQIERQFLSDVEYAEELASTVGQIADGTEMPDAIEIIFQSALHIGRRGGVDEMFGKAADAKTGYTRAVSMLRFLLIEAPSLALNPPLTLTRSDRHRLRTYIEALNTRLGQMHSQRH
- the LOC120652883 gene encoding serine/threonine-protein kinase ATG1c-like isoform X1, whose amino-acid sequence is MGDGASGRGGGGGGGRRVGEYELLRPIGSGAYSQVWLGRHWARGTEVAVKEIAMERLSSKLRESLLSEVDILRRIRHPNVIALHDSVKDHGRIYLILEYCRGGDLHAYLQRHKRVSETVAKHFIRQLASGLQMLRDNNVVHRDLKPQNILLVENNENSLLKIADFGFAKFLQPFALAETLCGSPLYMAPEVMQAQKYDAKADLWSVGVILYQLVTGIPPFNGDNQIQLLRNILRSCEIRFPSDCELSHGCIDLCRKLLRLNSVERLTVEEFVHHPFLSEQAPERTLSRTSSDIRDLPSSQSSQEDCMPFPLDDESSGQDDSPVPDSKSPMKSYGFPMGKRLDKTSGQSPSKHIGLFSRYILGNNHPPSSQHHDHAGKKTKESNIDEVQGRKGGYPEDSPIIDSLEFVDQEYVFVSGPHPEGSSSSTNASRQLNLPAKYDNSSVSPPKLTLSSAPMPINGFPINRQQSAGTGSLDSHCSPASGTSQGSADMSDAIDQPPSDYLTRIRLLEQYASTIAGLVKDEIKAGRHLEAFSIQLIVLATWKQAIHLCNTFVASATRESLSQDIHAAVVPPLLSADIISRISMKGLSADVPPLLANSQLVDDVCTQIERQFLSDVEYAEELASTVGQIADGTEMPDAIEIIFQSALHIGRRGGVDEMFGKAADAKTGYTRAVSMLRFLLIEAPSLALNPPLTLTRSDRHRLRTYIEALNTRLGQMHSQRH